The following is a genomic window from Armatimonadota bacterium.
TATCCACCAGCGCCACTCGCGCGACGTGCGGCGGCGTCACCTTATCGAACAGCTTGAACGCTTGCGCCGCATCCCCCACCACCAGCACCAGCGCATGGGGCATCGTCCCGACCGGCTCCTCGCCGATGAGCTCGCCGCTCTTGACCACGGCGACGCCGTCGCATCCCCCGAGGAATGCGTTGCGCTCGACCATCGGCGCCAGCGCCGGATGCGTCCTGCGCGCGCCGAAGCTGATGACCGTCTTGTCGCGCGCCGCGAGCTTGCATCGCGCCGCCTTCGTCGCCACGCCGGACGCCTGGCACAGCAGACCGAGCAGCGGCGTCTCGTACACGCAGAACTCGGTGTATTCGCCCTCGACGGTGAGTACGGGCTGGCCGGGCTGAAAGAACTCGCCCTCCGCCAGGCAGTTGACGGTCGCGTTGAGTCCGCTTACGAGAGCCGCCGCCTCCTCAACACCCGCGAATACCGCCCACTCATACCCGCGCGGCAGACCCGTCGCGCGCACCTCGGCGAGCACGTGCTTGCGTATCCCCTCGTGCCGCAGCACCTCCACGGTGCGGGCGAAGTAGACGTCCGTCACCTTGCCCGCCTTGATCTCTTCCTCGCTCGCGAGATGGAAGCGCAGTTCCTCGGACTCCGCCATCAATGCCCTCTGCCGCCTACCACGCCCCGAGTTCGCGCAGGATGGCCCGCCGCTGGTCGAGCGAGTCGCGCGCCCACAGCACAAATCCGGGTAGTTCGATCTCGGCGACGACGGCCATCTGCTCTCGCGCTGAGAGGCCGGCTGTGGGCTCGATGAGCGCCATTGCCGCTGGACGCTCCGAGCCGAACGCCGCGCGAAGCTGCGCGCGCGCTCGCACCGGGTCGCGGTACCGGATGCCGCGCGGCAGCATGTGCTTCGCCCAGCCCTGCGAGACCCACGTCCGCCAGTCCTGGCGCACGGGGTCTGCGGTGCGGTTGTCATAATACGCCGGCTCGACGACTGCGAGGACGACCCCGGTGGGCTCGCCGCGGGCGAACGCCTCCGCCGCCGCCTGCGCGACCTCGGTTATCCTTGCCTCTTGCCAACCGACCAACGCCTGCACGAGGTTATCCGGGGTCGCGTAGCCGAAGAGGTCCACGTCCAGGGGATCGGTGCGCCGCTCGTCGAGGTACAACTTGCGATCCGCGTCCGCGTAGCCGAGGAAGTCCACCCTCGACCACCGCGCGAAGTCGAGCACGACGCCGTCGAAGTCATAGCGCGAAGCGAGTTCCGAGACGAGTTCGACGAGCAGTGATTTGACGCGCGGCTCCGCGGGAGAGACGAACGCGCCCGGCCTGCCGGGTTCATCCCCGATGATGCGCCCCTCGGCCGTGCGCTCCAGCCACTGCGGATGGCTCGAGACAGCGGGGGAGGGGCTCCCCGACGATTGCCAGTAGAGCAGATCCAACGCGGCCACGGCGCGCATGCCGCGCCGGTGCGTCTGGCGAGTGAGCAGGGCTGCCGGGTCGGATCCGACGTAGGCATCGTGCTGGGGGAAAATGCGGCTGGGATAGACAGCGCGCCCGTCATAGAAAACCGGCATGACAACCATGTTGAGGCCGGCGGCGTCAAGTGTGCGCACGACCGACGGAATGACCGCCGTGGAACTCGGGGGCGAGATCCAAATGCCGCGCACCGAGGGCACGGGCTGGGCGCGGACGGCCGCGATCGCCCACAGCGCGACCGCCGCGGCAAGGACAGCGCGACGATAGTGGGCTCGTTGCTTCACTTGCGCAGCACCAGCACTTCCTCGAGCCGCGTGAGGTCCACCGTCGGCTCCACGCGAGCGGTCTTCATCGAGGCCGTGTCATCGCCGGTCACGCTGATCACGGTGCCGATGAGGACACCCTTGGGGAAGATGCCGCCCAGACCCGACGACACGACGACATCGCCCGGATGCACGTCGGCGTCCAGCGGCAGGTAGTTGAGCCGGCAGGTGTCACCATCGCCGGTGAGAATGCCGGCATCGCGCGATCGCTGGATCATTGCCCCCGCGGAGCTGTTGTGATCGGTCAGGGGTATGGCGACGGCGGTGTGGGCGGAGGCGGAATAGATGCGCCCGACCAGCCCGGCGTGCCCAACCACGGGCTGCCGGG
Proteins encoded in this region:
- a CDS encoding family 10 glycosylhydrolase, producing MKQRAHYRRAVLAAAVALWAIAAVRAQPVPSVRGIWISPPSSTAVIPSVVRTLDAAGLNMVVMPVFYDGRAVYPSRIFPQHDAYVGSDPAALLTRQTHRRGMRAVAALDLLYWQSSGSPSPAVSSHPQWLERTAEGRIIGDEPGRPGAFVSPAEPRVKSLLVELVSELASRYDFDGVVLDFARWSRVDFLGYADADRKLYLDERRTDPLDVDLFGYATPDNLVQALVGWQEARITEVAQAAAEAFARGEPTGVVLAVVEPAYYDNRTADPVRQDWRTWVSQGWAKHMLPRGIRYRDPVRARAQLRAAFGSERPAAMALIEPTAGLSAREQMAVVAEIELPGFVLWARDSLDQRRAILRELGAW
- a CDS encoding nicotinate phosphoribosyltransferase, which encodes MRFHLASEEEIKAGKVTDVYFARTVEVLRHEGIRKHVLAEVRATGLPRGYEWAVFAGVEEAAALVSGLNATVNCLAEGEFFQPGQPVLTVEGEYTEFCVYETPLLGLLCQASGVATKAARCKLAARDKTVISFGARRTHPALAPMVERNAFLGGCDGVAVVKSGELIGEEPVGTMPHALVLVVGDAAQAFKLFDKVTPPHVARVALVDTLCDEKFEALAAAEALGDRLSAVRLDTPDSRRGDMAAILREVRWELDLRGHDKVGIFVSGGLDEWQIMELAPLADGFGVGTSISNAPVINFALDIVEVEGQPFAKRGKPSGRKALLACTACGERRVVPAAKVADMRCGCGGEARNMLAPLSEPGKIVRDLPPVQALRQQVLERLHSGRWPLEPRA